The following coding sequences are from one Lysinibacillus sp. FSL W8-0992 window:
- the hpaB gene encoding 4-hydroxyphenylacetate 3-monooxygenase, oxygenase component, which translates to MPAITGQQYIKRIDALQTYISIDGEVVMGNVSEHPAFKGVIQSQAKLFDLQHDENLHDSMTYVSPTSNQRVGMSYLQVTKDEDLVKRRQAAREWALSNHGFMGRSPDYMNTTLMALASAAEYLKDKPNCFPDHLLNYYEYARENDLTMTHTFIEPQVNRHSYHYEDDEVIIAAKIVGKTSEGLVIKGARLLATQGGITDELLVLSTNGIDKEKGFGFSIPSNTKGLKFLCRQSFVGGESTFDYPLSARFEEMDAIVVFDDVVVPWDRVFYYENTEVANSFMNVSGFQAYSLHQVLSRQIAKTEFVLGVVQSIVDTINIGSYQHVQQKVVEIIVTLETMKALLLKSEIEAKRDVFGFIRPDLPTLQVAIQVFPKVYPTFTEIIQLLGASGLMSIPSEKAFAADNGDLEHYLQSFRDGGEDRVKKFRLAWDLTMSTFGTRQTLYERYFFGDPVRLSSLLYQTYNREPFMQRVENFLKK; encoded by the coding sequence ATGCCAGCAATTACAGGCCAGCAATATATTAAACGCATTGACGCATTGCAAACATATATATCGATAGATGGGGAAGTCGTGATGGGAAATGTTTCCGAACATCCGGCATTTAAAGGTGTTATACAAAGTCAGGCTAAACTTTTTGATTTGCAGCATGATGAAAATTTACATGATAGTATGACTTATGTGTCACCTACGAGTAACCAGCGGGTCGGGATGTCTTATCTACAAGTGACAAAGGACGAAGATTTGGTGAAAAGACGTCAAGCTGCTCGAGAGTGGGCTTTATCTAATCATGGATTTATGGGAAGAAGTCCTGATTATATGAACACTACTTTAATGGCATTGGCTTCAGCAGCCGAATACTTAAAAGATAAGCCGAATTGTTTTCCGGATCATCTGCTGAATTATTATGAATATGCACGTGAAAATGATTTAACGATGACACATACGTTTATTGAGCCTCAAGTAAACCGTCATAGTTATCATTATGAAGATGATGAGGTCATCATTGCGGCTAAAATTGTAGGGAAAACGAGCGAAGGTTTGGTCATTAAAGGGGCAAGATTGCTTGCAACACAGGGTGGCATTACTGATGAGCTCCTTGTTTTATCAACGAATGGTATTGATAAGGAAAAAGGATTTGGTTTCTCCATACCTAGTAATACTAAAGGATTGAAATTTTTATGTAGACAGTCTTTTGTTGGCGGTGAATCCACGTTCGATTATCCACTAAGCGCTCGATTTGAGGAAATGGATGCGATTGTTGTATTTGACGATGTCGTAGTACCGTGGGATCGCGTATTTTATTATGAAAATACAGAAGTTGCGAATAGTTTCATGAATGTGAGTGGCTTCCAAGCATATTCTTTACATCAAGTATTGTCTCGCCAAATTGCTAAAACTGAATTTGTTTTAGGCGTAGTACAATCCATTGTTGATACGATTAATATCGGTAGTTATCAGCATGTGCAACAAAAAGTAGTTGAAATTATTGTAACGCTAGAAACAATGAAGGCTTTATTACTTAAGTCTGAAATAGAAGCAAAAAGGGATGTTTTTGGCTTTATAAGACCAGATTTACCAACATTGCAAGTTGCCATTCAAGTTTTCCCAAAAGTCTATCCAACCTTTACGGAAATAATCCAATTACTTGGTGCAAGTGGATTAATGTCTATTCCTAGTGAAAAAGCATTTGCCGCAGATAATGGGGACTTAGAGCATTATTTACAGTCATTTAGAGATGGTGGAGAGGACCGTGTGAAAAAATTCCGCCTAGCGTGGGATTTAACGATGAGTACTTTTGGCACAAGGCAAACACTTTATGAGCGATATTTCTTTGGAGATCCTGTTCGCTTATCGAGCTTGCTCTACCAAACTTATAATCGTGAGCCATTTATGCAAAGAGTAGAAAATTTCTTAAAAAAATAA
- the alaS gene encoding alanine--tRNA ligase, with the protein MKAAEIRRLYLEFFKEKGHHHEPSAPLVPINDPSLLWINSGVATLKPYFDGRIIPDNPRITNAQKSIRTNDIENVGKTARHHTFFEMLGNFSIGDYFKKEAIHYAWEFLTDKKWMGFDPELLSITIHPEDQEAYDVWHNEIGIPEDRLIRLEGNFWDIGEGPSGPNSEIFYDRGEEYGSDQNDPEMYPGGENERYLEVWNLVFSQFNHNPDGTYTPLPKQNIDTGMGLERIVSVVQNVPTNFDTDLFMPIIEKIEQFANRKYKRPGEVALSEIFGSEEDINTPFKVIADHIRTVAFAIGDGALPSNEGRGYVLRRLLRRAVRYAKQIGIEKPFMFELVPTVGEIMVDFYPEVTEKCEFIQRVIKNEEIRFHETLDGGLTIFNEVVEAQKAAGHDYIPGADAFRLYDTYGFPIELTEEYAEEVGMKVDHEGFEVAMNEQRERARAARQDVDSMQVQNEVLANLTVASEFVGYDTLSVETEIAAMIVNGQVTKVASEGQEALVVLAKTPFYAEMGGQIADSGVIANDGFTAIVKDVQKAPNGQPLHTVLVESGEMHVEDAVKAVVNREERNLIIKNHTATHIMQRALKDILGDHVNQAGSYVGPDRLRFDFSHFGQVTKEELQQIERIVNEKVWEDIEVVIEEKAIDEARAMGAMALFGEKYGDIVRVVSIGDYSIELCGGIHVKRSSEIGFFKIVSEGGIGAGTRRIEAVTGKVAYEAVKEEEALLNDAAALLKANPKDIVTKVHALQADYKELQRENEGLSQKIANAQAGAIVDAAQTFGDVTVLSTKVEAKDNNQLRQMMDDLKGKMTKAVVVLGAVDGDKVMLCAGVTKDLVGGNYHAGNIVKMVAEACGGKGGGRPDMAMAGAKDASKLDEALLSVYDYVKSI; encoded by the coding sequence ATGAAAGCAGCAGAAATTCGCCGTTTGTATTTAGAATTCTTTAAAGAAAAAGGACATCATCATGAACCATCAGCACCACTTGTGCCAATTAATGACCCTTCATTACTTTGGATTAATTCAGGTGTTGCAACATTAAAACCTTATTTTGACGGTCGTATTATTCCTGACAATCCACGTATTACAAATGCACAAAAATCAATTCGTACGAACGATATTGAAAATGTAGGGAAGACTGCACGTCACCATACATTCTTTGAAATGCTAGGGAACTTTTCTATTGGTGATTACTTCAAAAAAGAGGCAATTCATTATGCATGGGAATTTTTAACGGACAAAAAGTGGATGGGCTTTGACCCTGAACTTTTATCGATTACAATACATCCAGAAGACCAAGAAGCATATGATGTTTGGCATAACGAAATTGGCATTCCTGAAGATCGCTTAATTCGTTTAGAAGGAAACTTCTGGGATATCGGTGAAGGTCCATCTGGTCCAAACTCAGAAATTTTCTACGACCGAGGAGAAGAATATGGTTCAGATCAAAACGATCCAGAAATGTATCCTGGTGGTGAAAACGAGCGTTATTTAGAAGTTTGGAACTTAGTGTTCTCTCAATTTAACCACAATCCAGACGGTACTTATACACCATTACCAAAGCAAAATATTGATACAGGGATGGGTCTAGAACGTATTGTTTCGGTTGTGCAAAATGTACCGACGAACTTTGATACGGATTTATTCATGCCAATCATTGAAAAAATTGAACAGTTTGCAAATCGAAAATACAAACGTCCAGGTGAAGTTGCGTTAAGCGAAATCTTCGGCTCAGAAGAAGACATTAATACGCCTTTCAAGGTGATTGCAGACCATATCCGTACTGTAGCATTTGCTATCGGTGACGGTGCACTTCCTTCAAATGAAGGCCGTGGGTACGTATTACGTCGTTTACTACGTCGTGCAGTGCGTTACGCTAAGCAAATTGGTATTGAAAAACCATTCATGTTTGAATTAGTACCTACAGTTGGCGAAATTATGGTTGATTTCTACCCAGAAGTTACGGAGAAATGCGAATTTATCCAACGTGTTATTAAAAACGAGGAAATTCGTTTCCATGAAACATTAGATGGCGGTCTTACGATCTTTAACGAGGTTGTGGAAGCTCAAAAAGCAGCAGGTCATGATTATATACCAGGAGCAGATGCATTCCGTCTTTATGACACGTACGGCTTCCCAATTGAATTAACAGAAGAATATGCGGAAGAAGTAGGCATGAAGGTAGATCACGAAGGATTTGAAGTTGCAATGAACGAGCAACGTGAGCGTGCGCGTGCTGCTCGCCAGGATGTTGATTCAATGCAAGTACAAAATGAAGTTCTAGCAAACTTAACAGTAGCAAGTGAATTTGTTGGGTATGATACATTATCGGTTGAAACTGAAATTGCAGCGATGATTGTTAATGGACAAGTAACTAAAGTAGCTTCAGAAGGTCAAGAAGCGCTAGTTGTATTAGCAAAAACACCATTCTATGCTGAAATGGGTGGACAAATTGCGGATAGCGGTGTAATTGCTAATGATGGCTTTACAGCAATCGTTAAGGATGTTCAAAAAGCACCAAATGGACAACCGTTACACACGGTTCTTGTGGAATCAGGCGAAATGCATGTTGAAGATGCGGTAAAAGCGGTTGTTAATCGTGAGGAACGTAATCTAATCATTAAAAATCATACAGCAACGCACATTATGCAACGTGCATTAAAAGATATATTAGGTGATCATGTGAACCAAGCAGGATCATATGTTGGTCCAGATCGTTTGCGTTTTGACTTCTCTCACTTCGGTCAAGTAACAAAAGAAGAATTACAACAAATTGAACGTATCGTTAACGAAAAAGTGTGGGAAGATATTGAAGTCGTGATTGAAGAAAAAGCGATTGATGAAGCGAGAGCAATGGGAGCAATGGCATTATTCGGAGAGAAATACGGTGATATCGTTCGCGTCGTATCGATTGGTGATTATTCAATCGAACTTTGCGGTGGTATCCATGTAAAACGTTCTTCTGAAATAGGCTTCTTTAAAATTGTTTCAGAAGGTGGTATTGGCGCGGGAACTCGTCGTATCGAGGCTGTAACTGGTAAAGTGGCATATGAGGCAGTCAAAGAGGAAGAGGCGCTTTTAAATGATGCAGCAGCACTTTTAAAAGCAAATCCGAAAGATATTGTGACAAAAGTCCATGCATTACAAGCAGACTACAAAGAATTACAACGTGAAAATGAAGGGTTGTCACAAAAAATTGCGAATGCTCAAGCAGGCGCTATCGTAGATGCAGCACAAACTTTTGGTGATGTAACAGTACTTTCAACTAAAGTGGAAGCAAAAGACAACAACCAATTGCGTCAAATGATGGATGACTTAAAAGGTAAAATGACGAAAGCTGTTGTTGTATTAGGTGCTGTTGATGGCGATAAAGTGATGTTATGTGCAGGTGTCACGAAAGATTTAGTTGGTGGCAATTACCATGCAGGAAATATTGTGAAAATGGTTGCGGAAGCATGTGGCGGTAAAGGTGGCGGTCGTCCAGATATGGCGATGGCAGGTGCAAAAGATGCATCAAAACTTGATGAAGCGCTACTTTCTGTGTATGATTACGTTAAATCCATTTAA
- a CDS encoding IreB family regulatory phosphoprotein: MSSFDQTMKFNFPEESMEQEVKQVMLKVHSSLEEKGYNPINQIVGYLLSGDPAYIPRHQDARNLIRKLERDEILEELVKFYIKKNNEG; encoded by the coding sequence ATGAGTTCATTTGATCAAACGATGAAATTTAATTTTCCAGAAGAATCAATGGAACAGGAAGTCAAGCAGGTAATGTTGAAAGTACATTCTTCATTAGAGGAAAAGGGATATAATCCTATCAATCAGATTGTCGGTTACTTACTTTCTGGTGATCCGGCGTATATTCCTCGCCATCAGGATGCTCGTAATTTAATTCGCAAGCTAGAGCGTGACGAAATTCTAGAAGAGCTTGTTAAATTTTATATCAAAAAGAATAACGAGGGCTAG
- the ruvX gene encoding Holliday junction resolvase RuvX, with translation MRIMGLDVGSKTVGVAISDALGWTAQGIETVKIDEANGEFGIDRIAELVKEYTITEFVVGFPKNMNNTVGPRGEASENYKKLLEDTFSLPVKLWDERLTTMAAERMLIEADVSRKKRKQVIDKMAAVMILQGYLDSKN, from the coding sequence ATGAGAATTATGGGATTGGACGTTGGGTCGAAAACAGTAGGTGTTGCAATTAGCGACGCACTTGGCTGGACGGCCCAAGGTATTGAAACCGTAAAAATTGATGAAGCAAATGGCGAATTCGGCATCGACCGTATTGCTGAGCTAGTGAAGGAATATACTATTACTGAATTTGTTGTAGGGTTCCCGAAAAACATGAATAATACGGTAGGACCGCGTGGTGAAGCTTCTGAAAACTATAAAAAGTTATTAGAAGATACATTTTCACTGCCGGTTAAACTTTGGGATGAGCGTTTAACGACGATGGCTGCCGAGCGCATGCTTATCGAAGCGGACGTAAGTCGCAAAAAACGCAAGCAAGTCATTGATAAAATGGCGGCTGTGATGATTTTACAAGGCTATTTAGATAGCAAAAACTAA
- a CDS encoding DUF1292 domain-containing protein, protein MAHEHNHEEELHVQHITVIDENGNEQLCEVIHVHESPEFGKSYVFYSMVGAEEDEDGSVEIFVSSFVPSENGEDGELTPIETEAEWDMVEDVLNALEDEDEE, encoded by the coding sequence ATGGCACACGAGCATAACCATGAAGAAGAATTACACGTACAACACATTACAGTGATTGACGAAAACGGAAACGAGCAGCTTTGCGAAGTGATTCACGTACACGAGTCTCCTGAGTTCGGCAAATCTTACGTATTTTACTCAATGGTAGGCGCTGAAGAAGATGAAGATGGCTCTGTAGAAATCTTCGTATCTTCATTTGTACCATCTGAAAACGGTGAAGATGGCGAATTAACACCGATTGAAACAGAAGCAGAGTGGGACATGGTAGAAGACGTTTTAAACGCTTTAGAGGACGAAGACGAAGAATAA
- a CDS encoding DUF1292 domain-containing protein translates to MNEETQEFIIIGDNGKEQTCRVVFTFDAEEKSYVLFSLIDENGQEIPGDISAMTFDYDDNNGEMTNLQPVETEAEWEMINEVVLTLLDEFQEEPQLITVTNEDGTDQVCEVIHTFASDQFGKSYVLYVAVSDEPIEERDIFAAQYVPGADGSIEDLLPIETDEEWEFVEDVLNDL, encoded by the coding sequence ATGAACGAGGAAACACAAGAATTCATAATAATAGGTGACAATGGCAAAGAGCAAACATGCCGTGTTGTTTTTACATTTGATGCAGAGGAAAAATCGTATGTACTGTTTTCCCTAATTGATGAAAACGGGCAGGAAATTCCTGGTGATATTTCAGCTATGACATTCGATTATGATGATAACAACGGAGAAATGACCAATTTACAACCTGTGGAAACAGAAGCAGAATGGGAAATGATTAATGAAGTTGTATTAACGCTTCTAGATGAATTCCAAGAAGAGCCACAGCTTATTACGGTAACGAATGAAGATGGTACGGATCAAGTGTGCGAGGTGATTCATACATTTGCCTCAGACCAATTTGGTAAATCTTACGTGCTTTATGTAGCTGTCTCAGATGAGCCAATAGAGGAGCGAGATATTTTCGCTGCGCAGTATGTACCTGGAGCAGATGGATCGATTGAGGATTTATTACCTATCGAAACGGATGAAGAATGGGAATTTGTAGAAGATGTTTTAAATGATCTATAA
- a CDS encoding MetQ/NlpA family ABC transporter substrate-binding protein: MKKIWLLLISTLFIVLAGCTDSGQAKKDETVTLKVGAASVPHAEVLEYLADDLAKDGVKLNISILKDAVQTNQQTADGELDFNYFQHIPFLEQTNKESNLDLVSVKGIHIEPFGVYSKTINDIKDLPQNAKVAVPNDVVNFSRALLLFKNNHLIELDDAKKNDYTVEDITKNEKNIQFIGVDSLLLVRSLDDVDASAINTNYALEGGYNPLEDALIMEGSDSPYVNIIATTKEKQEDAAIQKVVKWLTSEKARKFFEDQYKGAVVPVF, encoded by the coding sequence ATGAAAAAAATATGGTTATTGCTTATCAGCACATTATTTATTGTATTAGCAGGCTGTACAGATTCAGGGCAGGCAAAAAAAGACGAAACAGTGACATTAAAAGTAGGAGCAGCGAGTGTACCACATGCGGAAGTTTTAGAGTATTTAGCAGATGATCTTGCAAAAGATGGTGTGAAACTAAATATTTCAATATTAAAAGATGCAGTACAAACTAATCAACAAACAGCAGATGGTGAACTTGATTTCAATTATTTTCAGCATATCCCTTTTTTAGAACAGACGAACAAAGAAAGTAATTTAGATTTAGTAAGTGTCAAAGGAATTCATATAGAGCCATTTGGTGTTTATTCAAAAACGATTAACGATATTAAAGACTTACCACAAAATGCAAAAGTAGCTGTACCAAATGACGTTGTCAATTTTTCGCGTGCACTATTATTGTTTAAAAATAATCACCTTATCGAATTAGACGATGCAAAGAAAAATGATTACACAGTTGAGGATATTACAAAAAATGAAAAGAACATTCAATTTATCGGTGTCGATTCATTGCTGTTAGTTCGCTCCTTAGATGATGTAGATGCATCTGCTATCAATACGAACTACGCTTTAGAAGGTGGCTATAACCCACTTGAGGATGCACTCATTATGGAAGGATCAGATTCTCCATATGTCAATATTATCGCAACGACGAAAGAAAAACAGGAAGATGCTGCTATTCAAAAAGTTGTGAAGTGGCTGACTAGTGAAAAGGCTCGTAAGTTTTTTGAAGACCAATATAAGGGAGCTGTCGTACCAGTATTTTAG
- a CDS encoding methionine ABC transporter ATP-binding protein, which yields MIEFIDTTKEFHVGQSTVKALDHINLTVQKGDIFGVIGFSGAGKSTLIRTVNLLEEPTSGQVLVNGKNLTKLSKRQLREEKKNIGMIFQHFNLLHSKTVFDNVAMPLVLSGAKKSKISAQVQEVLTFVGLEDKAHRYIDELSGGQKQRVGIARALITKPTILLCDEATSALDPQTTKSILALLKRVNIEYGITILMITHEMEVIRDICNRVAVMENGKIIEEDNVLHIFSAPKKETTKNFVQSVVRNEIPQSIYDQLKVIDGTKRIYNIKFIGVDVGQPVVSQVAKKFAVDVNVLFGNITELQGIPFGHLIVELVGTATEIQKAFLYIQSKNIHIEEVVAHEGEHANYYRRSAGYAIHG from the coding sequence ATGATTGAATTTATTGATACGACGAAGGAATTCCATGTTGGGCAATCGACTGTAAAGGCGTTAGATCACATTAATTTAACTGTTCAAAAAGGAGATATTTTTGGCGTGATTGGGTTTAGTGGTGCTGGAAAAAGTACTTTAATTCGGACTGTGAATTTACTAGAGGAGCCGACATCTGGCCAAGTACTTGTGAATGGGAAAAATTTGACAAAATTAAGCAAAAGACAATTACGTGAGGAAAAGAAAAATATCGGCATGATTTTTCAACACTTCAATCTTCTTCATTCAAAAACGGTTTTCGATAATGTGGCGATGCCGTTAGTGTTAAGTGGGGCTAAAAAATCGAAAATATCAGCGCAAGTTCAAGAGGTCTTAACTTTTGTCGGCTTAGAAGATAAGGCGCACCGTTATATTGATGAATTATCAGGTGGACAAAAGCAACGAGTAGGTATTGCGAGAGCTCTAATAACAAAGCCAACGATTCTATTATGTGATGAGGCGACTTCTGCTCTTGATCCGCAAACGACAAAATCAATATTAGCGTTACTAAAGCGTGTCAATATCGAGTATGGCATTACGATTTTAATGATTACACATGAAATGGAAGTCATTCGTGATATTTGTAATCGAGTAGCAGTAATGGAAAACGGGAAAATTATTGAAGAAGACAATGTATTACACATTTTTTCTGCACCAAAGAAAGAAACGACGAAAAACTTTGTGCAATCTGTTGTGCGAAACGAAATTCCTCAATCTATTTACGATCAACTGAAGGTAATCGATGGAACGAAGCGTATTTATAATATCAAGTTTATCGGGGTGGATGTAGGCCAGCCCGTTGTATCACAAGTAGCTAAAAAATTCGCTGTCGATGTTAATGTTTTATTCGGCAATATTACGGAGCTTCAAGGCATACCATTCGGACATTTAATTGTAGAGCTAGTTGGTACAGCAACTGAAATTCAGAAGGCATTTTTATATATTCAAAGCAAAAATATTCATATAGAGGAGGTCGTTGCACATGAAGGTGAGCACGCAAATTATTATCGACGCAGTGCTGGATACGCTATACATGGTTAG
- a CDS encoding methionine ABC transporter permease translates to MKVSTQIIIDAVLDTLYMVSISLFFGAILGFILGVVLVVTRKGHILESNIIFSIVNPIVNTFRSIPFIILLVAIIPFTRLLVGTAIGTTAAIVPLVLHIGPYISRLIENSLLEVDEGIIEAAKAMGASPFQIIHKFLLPEAFPSLILSVTTATIGLIGATAMAGAVGGGGLGDVAITYGYQRFDNVTILVTVVILVILVQIIQSIGNTIERKLRRVA, encoded by the coding sequence ATGAAGGTGAGCACGCAAATTATTATCGACGCAGTGCTGGATACGCTATACATGGTTAGTATTTCATTATTTTTTGGCGCTATTTTAGGATTTATATTAGGTGTTGTTTTAGTTGTTACACGAAAAGGGCACATTCTTGAAAGTAATATCATCTTCTCGATTGTAAATCCGATTGTAAATACATTTCGATCCATTCCGTTCATTATTTTATTAGTTGCCATCATTCCATTTACACGTTTACTTGTTGGAACAGCTATTGGCACAACAGCTGCTATCGTTCCGCTAGTCTTGCATATTGGACCATATATTTCAAGATTAATTGAAAATTCTCTTCTTGAAGTAGATGAAGGCATTATTGAAGCTGCCAAAGCAATGGGGGCTTCTCCATTTCAAATTATTCATAAGTTTTTACTACCTGAAGCCTTCCCATCATTAATTTTAAGTGTTACGACAGCAACAATTGGACTGATTGGTGCAACGGCAATGGCAGGTGCAGTAGGTGGAGGCGGTCTTGGGGATGTAGCCATTACTTACGGCTATCAACGTTTTGATAATGTTACCATTTTAGTAACAGTCGTTATTTTAGTAATACTTGTTCAAATTATCCAGAGTATCGGCAATACGATAGAAAGAAAGTTACGAAGAGTAGCATAA
- a CDS encoding MetQ/NlpA family ABC transporter substrate-binding protein produces the protein MKKIHYLIGLISLLFLLVACSKSEGKDVVKVGIRSSEIKTWEYIKEQAAKEDIQLELVTFSAQYDPNQALAEGEVDINAFQHVAYLNLFNTNNGTDLQAIGTTIMAPIGLYSNKYNRIEDIKDGAKIAVPNDPSNWGRALLLLQEYDLLTVTDNFDGSGGEDRIKDNPKNLTIVPVDGATTPRVMEDTDFAVINNGVAVEAGLLLKDAIVHENETAKPFINVIVAKPEDKDKAILKAIVEIYQRKETADFVSEVSKGNYIPVKMSMDELATWKAFYSY, from the coding sequence ATGAAGAAAATTCATTATCTAATAGGACTCATTTCATTATTATTTTTACTTGTAGCATGTTCAAAATCAGAAGGAAAAGATGTTGTGAAGGTCGGCATTCGTAGTTCGGAAATAAAGACGTGGGAATATATTAAAGAGCAAGCTGCAAAGGAAGATATCCAATTAGAACTTGTGACATTTTCGGCACAATATGATCCCAATCAAGCATTGGCAGAGGGAGAAGTTGATATCAATGCCTTTCAGCACGTAGCTTACTTAAATTTGTTTAATACGAATAACGGTACAGATTTACAGGCGATTGGTACAACGATTATGGCGCCTATCGGTCTTTATTCGAACAAATACAATCGAATAGAAGATATAAAAGATGGTGCTAAAATTGCTGTGCCAAATGATCCTTCCAACTGGGGGCGAGCATTGTTACTTCTGCAAGAATACGACCTGTTAACGGTCACGGATAATTTTGATGGCAGTGGTGGAGAAGACCGAATAAAAGATAACCCTAAAAATTTAACGATTGTGCCTGTGGATGGAGCGACGACTCCTCGTGTAATGGAAGACACTGATTTTGCGGTTATTAATAACGGGGTTGCTGTCGAAGCAGGCTTACTTTTAAAGGACGCCATTGTTCATGAAAATGAAACAGCGAAGCCTTTTATCAATGTTATTGTGGCAAAGCCCGAAGACAAGGACAAAGCCATATTGAAAGCAATTGTTGAAATATATCAGCGTAAAGAAACGGCAGATTTTGTCTCTGAGGTTTCCAAAGGTAACTATATTCCTGTCAAGATGTCAATGGATGAATTAGCAACATGGAAAGCATTTTATTCATATTAA
- a CDS encoding LLM class flavin-dependent oxidoreductase — translation MTEKKQLKLALYLIGAGMHVAAWKHPLAQVDASIDIKALQKAAQLAEKGKFDIAFVADSLAINHESHPHILNRFDPLIQITALAAATSKIGLGATASTTYSEPYVLARQLMSIDHISNGRVAWNLVTTADATGETALNFSRDKHWEHDHRYERAEEFIDVVQSLWDSWEDDAFIYDRENNIFYDQQKVHETAFKGKYLSVKGPLNIARSIQGQPVIVEAGASKPGQKLAARTAEVVFVHWDDIEKSKVHYRDLKAQLVPFGRTEDELLVLQGISPIVGETEEEAIRKYNELQSLVDPYESLKFVSGYMGNVDFSKYALDTPAIEVDFPVVNSIQSHFDEHLDIIKKENLKVGDLYARLFGPARRDAFVGTAVQIADEMERWLTEKAADGFMLQFPLLPRDLESFVEKVVPILQERGIYREDYTGSTLREHLGLKKPQNRFVKSKVIQ, via the coding sequence ATGACAGAGAAAAAACAATTGAAGCTTGCTTTATATTTAATTGGGGCAGGAATGCATGTTGCAGCATGGAAGCATCCTTTAGCGCAGGTCGATGCAAGCATCGATATAAAGGCTTTACAGAAAGCAGCACAGCTTGCCGAAAAAGGGAAGTTTGATATTGCCTTCGTTGCGGATAGCTTAGCAATTAATCACGAATCCCACCCACATATTTTAAATCGATTTGACCCATTAATCCAAATTACAGCACTGGCAGCGGCAACGTCAAAAATAGGCCTTGGTGCAACAGCCTCGACTACTTATAGTGAGCCGTATGTGTTAGCAAGACAATTAATGTCCATCGATCATATAAGTAATGGACGTGTCGCATGGAACTTAGTAACAACGGCAGATGCAACAGGTGAAACAGCTCTAAACTTTAGTCGTGATAAACATTGGGAGCACGATCATCGCTACGAACGTGCGGAAGAATTTATTGACGTCGTCCAGTCGTTATGGGATTCGTGGGAGGATGACGCATTTATCTATGATCGCGAAAATAATATTTTTTATGACCAACAAAAAGTTCATGAAACAGCATTCAAAGGTAAATATTTATCTGTAAAGGGTCCGTTAAATATTGCGCGTTCAATACAAGGGCAGCCTGTCATAGTTGAGGCAGGAGCATCTAAGCCAGGGCAAAAATTAGCTGCACGGACAGCTGAAGTTGTTTTTGTGCACTGGGATGATATCGAAAAATCAAAGGTGCATTATCGCGATTTAAAGGCACAGCTAGTGCCATTTGGTCGCACTGAGGACGAATTGCTTGTTTTACAAGGCATATCTCCAATTGTTGGAGAAACTGAAGAAGAGGCAATACGTAAATATAATGAGTTACAATCCTTAGTAGATCCGTATGAGAGCTTGAAGTTTGTTTCAGGTTATATGGGCAATGTTGATTTTTCGAAGTATGCACTTGATACACCTGCGATTGAAGTTGATTTTCCAGTCGTTAACAGTATACAAAGTCATTTTGATGAGCATTTAGATATTATTAAAAAAGAAAATTTAAAAGTCGGCGATTTATATGCCCGTCTTTTTGGTCCAGCAAGACGTGATGCTTTTGTTGGAACAGCCGTGCAAATTGCTGATGAGATGGAACGTTGGTTAACGGAGAAGGCAGCGGATGGATTTATGCTTCAATTCCCGTTGTTACCGCGTGATTTAGAAAGCTTTGTGGAAAAAGTGGTACCAATTTTGCAGGAACGTGGAATCTATCGTGAAGATTATACGGGATCAACATTACGTGAGCATTTAGGGTTGAAAAAACCACAAAATCGATTTGTCAAAAGTAAGGTGATCCAGTGA